The sequence ACCTGCTCCATATCATGACCGACAATGCGCACCACGTTCCAGCCAAATGACCGGTATTTGTCCTCAATAGGATCGATATTCATCACTTCGCAAACCGCACCATCAATCTGCAGCCCGTTGTAATCAATGATCCCGACCAGATTATCCAGCTTGAACTGCGCGGCCTCCATGGCTGCTTCCCATATCTGGCCCTCTTGCTGCTCACCGTCTCCCATGATGCAAAACGTGGTGTGCTGCTTGCCATTCAATTTGGCAGCGATGGCGATTCCCACTGCGATACTCAATCCCTGCCCCAGCGAACCGCTGGAGACCTCGGCTCCGGGAAATTTCAGCCAATGCGGATGGCCTTGAAATGCCGACGAGAGTTTGCGCAGGTACATCACATCCTCGAGTTTGCAAGCACCCGCAAATGCAAGTCCAAGATACAGACTTGGCGCTTTATGGCCGGTGGACCAGATGATGCGATCGCGGTCCTCCCAAAACGGGTTTGCCGGATCCAGATTCGCCACCTTCAGATACAGGGCGGCTGTAACGTCCATGATGGAGAGTGTGCCCCCCGCGTGCCCGGATCCAGCCGCGCATAATGCCACCAGGTCGTAGCCCCGCATCAAATTCGCTTGCTCTCTCAGTTCTTCAATGGAGTAATCCCGGATCACTTTGCCAACCTTGGAATCGATTAGAGCCATAGAGATGCCTCCGCACCCTTTGGACACACGGGTGATGCGTCTCCTTTGTAGCCCGGCCGGTCACAACTGTCGTGGGCAGAGATCACACAGCCTTGTGCGGCCTGCGCAGAAAGGTATCGCCTGGATTACCTGGGAGATGATTGCGGACGATCGCTCATGCAAGTTGCAACTCCGCCCTAGTTACCCGTCGCTTGTCATCCTCTAGAACGGAAAATCCGAGTTTTCGAAAGATGGCCTGCATATCTTCGTTCTCGGGAAGCATGGCCGCTACGGCCTGCGTTGCCTGTTCCTTGCGGGCGATCTCGACGATGCGCTTCGTCAGTTCACTTCCGAGTCCTAGATGCTGGAAGTCATCTTCAATCACGACTGTGACTTCGACCGTCTGGGTTCCATGCAAGCGGACAGTCCGTGCCACCCCAACGATTCTGGGCACGCCTGTGGCGGGCTCGGCTTGCTCGGCAACCAGTGCCATCTCTCGGTCGTAATCGATGAAGCAGATCCGCGTCAGCCGTTCATGCGCAGTGCGCTGACTAAGACCCAACGGAGTGAAGTAGCGAAGGTACACGCTGCGTTCAGAGAGCCGCTCATGAAACTTGCTTAGCAAAGGCTCGTCTTCCGGACGGATCGGACGAAGGGTCAGTGCTGTCCCATTCTTCGCCGTCCATGAACCCAGATACTGATTGGGATACGCACGAATCGCGGGCTTTGGTAGCTCCTTTTCCGCCGTCCCACGCCCCCAAATGACGATGCGTGCGTCCAGCGCCAGCAGACGATCCGGAGACGCCAGCAGCGGATTGATGTCTATTTCCTTGATCCAGGGCTGCTCGATCACCAGATTGCTGAAGCGCACCAGCAGATCTTCCAGGCCCGCCAGATCCACTGGTTTGCGTCCGCGTACTCCTTTTAGCGCGGTGTAAACTTTGGTCTGCTCCATCATGCGTCGCGCCAGCGTGGTGTTCAGCGGAGGCAATGCCAACGCCCGGTCCTTGAACACCTCCACCAGTTGGCCACCCGCTCCAAACAGCAACACCGGGCCAAACTGCGCGTCAATGCTGCTACCCAGGATCACCTCATATCCATCCAGCCTTACCATTGGCTGCACTGTTACACCCTGGAAATGCTCGGGACCCGCTTTTGCCGTCACGCAGTCAAGAATGGACTGGAATGCAGCTTTCACCGCGTCGGCGTTTCGCAAATTGAGTTGCACGCCGCCTACATCTGTTTTGTGCGTAATGGTTTCGGAATTCAGCTTCAGGACCACGGGATAGCCAAACTGATCTGCAAACTTGACCGCCTCAGCTTCTCCATCAGCCACCTCGGTCGGGACAGTTGGAATTCCATAGGCGGCCAGTACTGCCTTCGACTCGAACTCGGTGAGAATTGTTCGTCCGCCATCGCGGACGTGCTCGATGATCTGCCTGGCTTTGGTTCGGTCGGGTGCCGCGATTTCGGCAGCGCTCGGCAGGCTTGGCGTCTCGTATATCCCGCGAAGGTTATAGCTATAACGCCACATGTAGTTGAACATGCGCGCCGCTGTATCCGGGAAAGCAAAAGTTGGGATTCCGGCCTGATTCAGAATCTCTTCGCCGGCGGCGACCTCAGCTCCACCCATCCAGCTTGCCAGAACGGGCTTGCCCAGTGAGTGTGCATAGGGCTTAAGTTCTTCGGCGATACGGGTGGGATTCGTCATTCCCTGCGGGGTCAGTATCACCATCATCCCGTCGATGCTTGGATCGCCGGCTGCAACCTCCAGGGCTTTGGCATAGCGCTGTGGTTCGGCGTCGCCCAGGATGTCCACTGGATTATTGTGGCTCCACGCAGGCGGAAGAAATTCGTCGTACGCCTTCATGGTCGCGGCCGAGAGTTCGGCCAATTGGCCACCACCTGTGACTAGAGCGTCCGTCGCCAACACACCAGGTCCACCGGCGTTCGTCACAATACAAAGCTTTGGACCTTGGGGTAGAGGCTGCTTCGCAAGCACCTCGGACATGTAAAACAGATCCGCAATGTTGTATACGCGCAGTACGCCACAGCGTCGGAAGGCAGCATCCAGTACTTCATCGCTTCCGGTCATCGACCCTGTGTGTGAGGCAGCAGCTTTCGCAGCCGCGGCAGTACGTCCGGGCTTGATCACCAGAATCGGTTTGGAAAACGAGATTTCCCGGGCGGCGGAAAGGAAAGAGCGCGCATCTCCCACTGACTCCATGTAAATGATGATGCTCTTGGTTCGCGGATCATCGCCGAAGTAATCCACCAGATCGCCCCAACCCACGTCGAGCATGGAACCAATCGAGACAAACGCACTAAACCCCACGTTCTCTCGCAAGCTCCAATCCAGAACCGCCGTACACAGCGCGCCGCTCTGGCTGATAAAGGCGACGTTTCCTGGACGCGCAACCGTTCGTGCGAACGTGGCGTTGAAACCAGTGATTGGATTCATCACACCCAGACAGTTGGGCCCGATGATTCGCATCTTGCCGCCGGCAATTGTCTCAGCGATCTCGTGCTCCAGGGCCTGACCCCGCTCTCCGTGCTCCTTGAACCCGGCCGAGATAATGATTGCCGCCGGCACACCTTCACCGACACACTCGCGAATCAGAGCAGGTACCGTGGTTGCCGGGGTCGTGATTACGGCAAGATCCGGCTTTTCGGGAAGCGAACCGATGTCCTTGTAAGCCCGAATCCCTAGCACATTCTGTCGCTTGGCATTCACCGGATACACCGTTCCTCCAAAGGGCGTGCTCAGCAGGTTCCACAAGACCTGCCGCCCCACGCTGCCTTCGCGCTCCGATGCGCCAATGACGGCTACGCTTTTGGGATTGAAGATGTCGTCCAATGGGTGACGTTCCGCCCGCAGCAGATCGTGTGCCGGGTCGATCACCAGCTTGCCGCTTGCTCCCAGCCACTTTCCCCCTGGGCTCTTCACGCTCGCAACTCCCATAAGTGCCCCCTCAGCAAAGAAACTCGATTTCTCAGATTGACGTGTCGGCACGGATCCTACCCATGACGTTGATCACTCTAACAAGTGACTGATGACCCGACCGGGCCCCGCCCTGATTACTGCTGCTTCACTGATTTTGGCCTGCCCTGGTCCACGCCAGCTTTCTTGTTAGACTAAGATCTTTAGCAATTGGGCGTGTCTTGCTGGGGAAGACGGCGGGATTTTGGGCTCCAGCAAGGTGAAACTGAGACCACTCAGGCTAACAGGGAATCTACATATTATGGCCTCCAAGCTTCAGGAGTTCACGCGGGCGGCCTCGGAGGTCGACCCGCATGACCGCGAACAAGTGTTCGACGCCTTCCGCCGTTGGGGTTATCTACAGGCACAGCTGGATCCTTTGGGTCAGTATCTTCTTCCCCAGCCAGTTCCGGAGTTGGATATCCCAGGCGAATTAGCCCAGGAAGCGCGTCGTTATTATTGCTCTACCGTTGCTTCCGAGTTCATGCACATTGCGGATTTGGGTCGGCGGCAATGGATCCAGGAACGCTTGGAAGCCGAACCTGCTGCTATCGACCAGCATCGGATCTTTGACTTGCTATTGAGAGCCGACCTGTTCGAGCAGGTCATTCAGTCGCGCTATCTCGGCACCAAACGCTTCTCGCTGGAGGGGGTGACTGCCCTCATTCCTTTTCTTTGGGAAGTGATCAACTGCGCCGCTGACCGGAATGCCCAGCAGATCGTCCTCGCCATGAGTCATCGCGGGCGCCTCAACGTAATGGTCAACATCATGGGCAAGTCCCCCGTGGATATCTTTTCCAAGTTTGAAGATGTCGATCCCCGCAGCGTCCTCGGCGGAGGAGATGTGAAGTATCACATCGGAGCCACCGGGACATTTCAGACCGCTGACGGCAAGAGCCTGAATCTTCACCTGGTTTCGAATCCAAGTCACCTGGAAGCCGTCGATCCTGTCGCTATGGGCCGCACGCGCGCCAAGCAGATCCGGTTAGGTGAAGATGGCGGGGAAAAGGTGCTTCCGGTGATCATGCACGGCGACGCCGCTTTCGCGGGACAGGGTATCTGGGCGGAAACGCTGAACCTTTCGGGCGTGCCCGGTTTCTCAGTCGGCGGCGGGATTCACCTGATTGTGAACAACCTCATTGGCTTCACCGCGGAGCCGCCGGAATGCAATTCCTCTCGATTCTCATCCGATCTTGCCAAGCGGCTGCCGATTCCCATCTTCCATGTGAACTCGGAAGATCCCGAGGCCGTGTTACGCATCGCTGCTTTAGCCGTCGAATACCGTTACACATTTAATACCGACGTTGTCGTAGATCTCATTGGCTATCGCCGCCATGGGCACAGCGAGGTTGATGATCCCACCATCACCCAGCCTCTGCGTTATGCGCGCATCAAGGATCACCCGCCGCTGTATCAGATCTACGCTCAGCGCATCGGGGTCGATCCCAAGCCCGAAGCCGAACGCCACCAGGCCCAACTTAACGAAGCTCAAAAGAGAGCCACCGCGGCTAAGAAGATGCCGGTTTTCGCCCAGCTTCCGGAGTACTGGAGCAAGTACAAGATCGGCTGCTTCAAAACGGAGTACGAGGTCGATACCGGAGTCCCAGCAAACAAGCTGGCCGCGATCACCGACGCCGTCACTGAGTACCCCGCTGATTTTGCTATTCACCCCAAGATCAAGAAGCTGCTGGAGCAGCGTGCGGAGATGGGACACGGCAAGCGTCCCGTGGACTACGGCATGGCCGAGGCTCTGGCCTTTGGCTCGCTTCTATTGGAAGGAACGCCCGTGCGTCTTAGCGGCCAGGACAGTCAGCGCGGTACTTTCAACCAGCGCCACAGCGTTCTGATCGCCACCGACAATGAGCGCCGCTACCTTCCGCTTGAACATGTCGCACGCAATCAGGCGCGCTTCGAGGTGTACAACTCAATCCTCTCCGAGGCCGGTGTGCTGGGCTTTGAATATGGATACAGCCGCGACTTTCCCGAGAGTCTGGTCCTCTGGGAAGCGCAGTTCGGTGATTTCGCCAATGGTGCGCAGATCGTCATCGATCAGTTTATTAGTTCTGGCGAAGATAAGTGGGGATTGCCATCCGGTGTAGTCATGTTGTTGCCGCATGGATACGAAGGACAGGGACCGGAGCACTCCAGCGCCCGCATCGAACGCTACCTGCAACTGGCTGCCCGCGACAACATGCAGATCTGCCAACCCTCGACCGCGGCTCAATATTTCCACTTGCTCCGCCGTCAGGCAAACCGGCCCTGGAGGAAACCACTGATCGTGTTCACCCCCAAGAGCATGCTGCGGCATCCCGATGCCAACTCGCCGCTTACTGACTTCTCCCGGCCGCGTTTTCTAAACGTGCTTCCGGAGAACGAAGTGCAAAATCCAGAGCGGTTGCTGATATGTACGGGAAAGATTGGTCACGAACTGCGCATGGAGCGCAAGAAGCGCAAGGATGATCACACAGGCATCACTTTTATCGAGCAGCTCTATCCCTGGCCGGAAGCAGATCTTGCTGTAGAACTTGACCGTCATTCGCAGGCCCGCGAGATTGTCTGGGTACAGGAAGAACCGGCCAACATGGGTGCATTGTGGTACGCCGTACCGCGTTTGCGTCGAATCGCGCGCGGCCGTCCCGTGCTGACTGTTAAGCGCTCAGCCAGTTCCAGTCCATCGACCGGCTCTGCCAAGGCGCACGAGATGGAACAGAAGACGTTGATCGAGTTGGCCCTGGGAAGCAAGGTGAGCTAAGGATATTGTCATCACGAAGGCCGCCGCATGCGGCCGAGGGATCTGCAGGTTGCTGATATCATTGCGCGCACACCGGCTAGTTCTGCACCTTCCCATTGTCTTGCTGAGCCTCGTCTGGCAGGCCGGCGCTGCCGAGCAACCCATCCCGCAGGATTCCGGTCCTGCTGGTCTTCAGCAGGCTCTGCGCAAGCTTCAGACCACTGCTCGTCTGATGCACACCATCGCCCACCCCGATGACGAAGATGGTGGCATGCTGGTGCTCGAAACCCGTGGCCACGGCGTCACCGCCCTGCAACTCACTCTGAATCGCGGTGAGGGAGGGCAAAACGCGATCGGCAGTGAATTTGGAGACGCTCTGGGTCTTCTGCGGACCTTGGAACTGCTGGCGGCCGACAAGTACTATGACGTCGAACAACGCTTCACCCGTGTAGTTGACTTCGGATTCTCCAAGACTCCGGAAGAAACTTTTCAGAAATGGCAAGGGCACGATGTAGCTCTTGCTGACATGGTCCGCGTGATCCGCACCTTCCGGCCCGACGTGATCATCACCCGCTTCCAGGGTGCTCCCCGTGACAATCATGGGAACCATCAGGCATCGGGAATTCTCACCCGTGAAGCGTTCCGAGCAGCCGCTGACCCTACTCGCTTTCCCGAACAGATCCGCGAGGGCCTCCAGCCCTGGCAAGCCAAAAAGCTGTATATGGATAATGTCCGCGCTGGCGAAGACTGGGATGTAAAGATCGACCGCGGAGCTAATGACCCCGAACTCGGTATGTCCTACATGCAGTTTGCCTGGCAGGGACTGAAGCATCAGCTGTCGCAAGGCGCTGGCCACTGGTCGGGCCCCTTCGGCTCCGGTGTCAGCTACTACAAGCTGATCGATTCCGTCCTACCTTCGCCAAAAGACACGCACCAGCAGGATTTCTTCGATGGAATTGATACTTCTCTCCCGGAGTTAGCCGGACGGCTTGGCCAGGATCAGAACAAGGTTCCCTTCCTGCGTTCCGCACTCGCGGAAGTTGCGAAAAATGCCGATGCCGCCGCGCTCGCAAGCCGCAATGGAGGCGATGTGGCACTTCCGCTTCTGGAGGGCCTGCGCGAACTCGATCAACTGCTTCCGCGTATCCAGTCATCCTCGCTCACCTCGATCGAAAAGGCTGATCTGGCCGTGAACCTTCAAACCAAGAAGCAGCAATTCGAGTACGCTGCGAATCTCGTGCTAGGAGCCAAACTCACCGCTTTGGCCGAATTGCCGGCGATGAAGTTCGTTTCTACGCCCGAGGAACAGAATTCGCTGATGGCAGTGCCCGGGGAGATCCTTCCCCTGCGCGTAAAGCTCGCAAGCTCGTCACCAGTTTCCATTAGGGATGTTCAACTCGAGCTTCCTCCCGGGTGGAAATCTCGAAGGCTCGCGTCGGGAAATTCTCGGGAAACACGATTTGAGGTAAGCGTACCCTCCGACACTCCGTACACGCGCCAGTACTGGCACCGGGATAAGCCTTCCGACGCCGTTTACGTCATCGATGATCCCCGCTATGCCACACTTCCACTCACCCCACCACCGGTTCACGTCCGAGTTCAGTATGACTACAAGGGTTTGAAGGGAGGGATCGAGTGCGATGGGCAAGTTGAGTTGCCCCAACCTCACACGCTGGCAGTTGGACCAGCTATATCTGTTGCGGTATCACCCCCGACTCAGATCATCCGGGCTGGCGGCAATACAATGGCGTCGCTGGAGGTGGATGCCTTCAGCAATGTCGCAGCAGCAAAGCCCATAATTTCGGCGGCGCTTCCTAACGGATGGAAAACAGAGCCCGCCACCAACCTTGCTGATCTTTCCAGGCCGGGAACACCACGGAATGTCGCTTTTTCATTACTGCCCGCTTATGCCTTGACCAACACCAATTCCGCTTCCAGTCCCAAAGACGGTTTCCATCAGGTCCGTGCGGTTGCGAACTATCAGAATCATACTTATGCGGAAGGCTACGAGACGTTCTCTCGCAGTGACCTTGCAACCGCCTATTTCTTTCGCCCTGCAATCCAGGAAATTAGCGTCGTGAATGTCAAGCTGCCCCGCAACCTGAAGGTGGGCTACATTCCCGGCGCTGGTGACGACATTCCGACCGTCCTCAAACAGATCGGCATGGATGTCACCCTCATCGCGCCCGACGAGTTGGCCAGGGGCGACCTGAGCCGCTACGGCACAATCGTAGTTGGCATCCGCGCGTACGATACGCGTCCCGAGGTTGGCGCTCACAACCCGCGTTTGCTCGATTATGTCTCCAAGGGCGGAACACTCGTGGTGCAGTACAACCAGAGTGCCCCAGATTTCAATGCCGGCCACTTCACTCCCTACTCCAGCGAGGTGGCGCGGGATCGCGTGACGGACGAAGACGCCCCGGTTGAAATACTCGTGCCCTCCGATCCCATTTTTCATTTTCCGAACCAGATCAGCCCACACGACTTCGACGGCTGGGTGCAGGAGCGGGGACTCTATTTCATGCACCAGTGGGACGCTCATTTTGAGCCATTACTCGCCTCGCATGACCCCGGTGAAGGGTCGATGAAAGGTGGACTGCTGCGTGCGCATTACGGCAAGGGCCTATATATCTACTCGGGATATGCTTTCTTCCGCCAGTTGCCTGCTGGAGTGCCCGGCGCCGTTCGCCTCTTTGTAAATCTGCTCGGTGCGGGACATGAATCCTCCGCCCCCACCTACGCCAGCGCAGACGAGTAACCCCGATCATGCCCGATACCCAACCTGTGACGGTATCGTCGGGAGCCGGCAAAGTTGAGCAACCCCATCTCATTCGCGGAATCGGCCTCGGCGAAGCCACCGCGCTGAACATGATCGACATGATTGGGGTTGGGCCGTTCATCACCTTCCCCCTCATCATCTCTGCCATGGGTGGACCTCAGGCCATGCTGGGCTGGATTTTGGGTGCCTTCTTTGCCATTTGCGATGGCTTGGTATGGGCTGAGTTGGGCGCGACTATGCCGGGTTCGGGTGGATCGTACCGTTATCTGAAAGAAATCTACGGACCCGAGCGCTGGGGCCGGTTGATTTCATTCCTCTTCGTCTGGCAGCTTTCCTTCAGCGCGCCGCTTTCGATCGCATCGGGCTGTGTAGGCCTGGCGCGTTATTGCGCCTTCCTCTGGCCGGGACTCGAAAAGCTTTGGATCAGCCTGCCCTTGCATTTCCCGACTCTCAATGGATCGTCTGAGACCTCATTTCGTGTTACCGGAAGCGCGTTTGTTGCCGTCGGCGTCTGCCTGCTCGCAGTCTGGCTGCTATATCGCCACATTACAGCCATTGGTTCTCTTTCCAAGCTTCTGTGGGTGGGTGTTGTCGGCACCATGGCTTGGGTAATCTTTGCTGGAGTAACACACTTCAACTCTGCTCGGGCTTTCGACTTCCCCGCCGGGGCCTTCTCCCTGAGCCGAACATTCTTCAGCGGGCTGGCTTCTGCAATGCTGGTAGCTACTTATGACTATTGGGGTTACTACAACGTTTGCTTTATTGGTGACGAAATCAAGAATCCTGTTCGCAACATTCCCAGAGCTCTTATTTATTCAATTCTGGCCGTCGCGGTGCTGTATATCGTGATGAACATCAGCGTTCTGGGGATAATTCCCTGGCGGGAACTGAATTCAGCTGCAAAATCTGAGTCACGTTTTTACGTTATGTCCGTCTTAATGCAGAGGACATACGGAGCTTGGGCTGCCAATCTCATCACGGTCTTGATTATGTGGACCGCCTTCGCCTCCGTGTTCTCGCTCCTGCTCGGTTATTCCCGCGTCCCATACGCCGCCGCTCTCGACGGCAACTACTTCAAAGCATTCGCTCGGCTTCATCCGCGCTACAACTTCCCATACATTTCTTTGATCTCACTGGGTGCCGTCGCGGCCGTATTCTGCTTTTTTCGTCTGGCGGACATCATTGCCGCCCTAGTGGTAATCCGAATCATGATTCAATTCTTTGTGCAGGCGATCGGGCTGATTGTGCTGCGCGTCCGACGACCGGAGATGCCGCGCCCGTTCCGTATGTGGCTGTACCCGTTGCCGGCGCTGATTGCCTCACTCGGCTTTCTCTATATTCTTTCTGTGCGCGGGCGGGAAATCACCTATGGTCTGGTAATCCTGCTCCTGGGCGTAATCGTTTACATGGCCCGGTCTTGGCGGCGTGGCGAATGGCCGTTCGCCGCATCGCTCGAAAGCACCGGAACAAGCTGACTGTGGCGGGTGGAAATCAGGCATAAATGGCCGAAACTGGTACACAACTGAACGCGTTGCCGCTCATCAAGCGACGCCTCTCGGCCTGGGACCCGCTTCGAGAGCCATTATTTCGATCGCTGTGGATTGCCGCCGTCGCTTCCTACACCGGCACCTGGATGCAAAACGTCGGGACCGGCTGGCTTATGGCCTCTCTCACCAACTCTCCCGTGATGGTCGGGCTGGTGCAGGCTGCCAGTTCCCTCCCCGTGTTCTTGGTAGTCATTCCCGCGGGCGCGCTCGCCGATATGGTCGACCGCCGCCGTCTGCTCATCCTGACTCAATCCTGGATGGTAATCGCAGCTGCGGCCCTTGGCATCCTCACCATCTTTCAGGTGGTGACGCCCGGTCTGCTGTTGCTGTTCACCTTTCTTCTCGGCCTAGGTGCCGCCACGAATGACCCGCCCTGGCAAGCGATCACCCACGAGATGGTTTCGGAAGAGAATTTTCCAGCCGCGGTGGCGCTCAATTCGGCAGGCTTCAACGTAGCCCGCGCCGTGGGGCCCGCCCTGGGCGGCCTTATCATCGCCGCCTGGGGCTCGGGCGTGGCTTTCCTGATCAATGCCGCTTCGTTTTTTGGCGTGATCTGGATTCTCTATTGCTGGAAGCGTGTTCCGCACGAAGATCCCATGCCCGCCAAAGATGTTTTCGCCGCCATCCGCACTGGTTTTCAATACGCGCGCCAGTCTTCTGCTATGCAGTCTGTCCTGATTCGCACTGGCGTTTTTAGCCTCTCGGCGACCGCACTCTGGGCGATGCTGCCGTTGATCGCCAAGCCCTATGGATCGATTGGCTACGGCACGATGCTGGCGTTCTTTGGAGTGGGCGCGCTCGCCGGAGCCGCCATGCTTCCTCGGTTTCGTCGTGCATTTAGCGTCCACAAGATGGTGACGTCAGCCACAGTGTTATACGCTGCGGTCACTTCCGCCTCCGGCTACCTCGGCAGCTTTTGGGCGCTATGCATTGTGCTGTTCGCGGGAGGCGTAGGCTGGATCATTATCCTGGCCAGCCTGAATGTGTCCGCTCAGATCTTGTCGCCAGTCTGGCTGCGCGCCCGCACGTTATCCATGTACTTGCTGGTGCTGCAAGGAGGCATGGCTGCCGGCAGCGCATTCTGGGGCGGAGTTGCGGGGCGCTTTGGAATCGCGAACGCACTCTCAGCGGCGGCCGTGGCTCTTGTATTGGGCGTGTTCGCCAGCCGCAATCATCGCCTGCGGGCCGACCAGGCAGACTTTCCCGCTTCGCCAGTAGTTGAGAGCTGATCAGCTCAGGTTCTAATTCCCCGCGTATTCAAAGCGAACGCGACGGTTCTTGCTCCAGCACTCATCGTCCGTTCCCGGACAAACCGGATACAGCTGTCCCCACCCTGTTGCAAATACGATCTGGCTTTCTGGAACACCGTGGCTGAGCAGGAACTTCTTCACGTAGTCCGCTCGCTTTTGTGAAAGCACCAGGTT comes from Terriglobales bacterium and encodes:
- a CDS encoding PIG-L family deacetylase produces the protein MLISLRAHRLVLHLPIVLLSLVWQAGAAEQPIPQDSGPAGLQQALRKLQTTARLMHTIAHPDDEDGGMLVLETRGHGVTALQLTLNRGEGGQNAIGSEFGDALGLLRTLELLAADKYYDVEQRFTRVVDFGFSKTPEETFQKWQGHDVALADMVRVIRTFRPDVIITRFQGAPRDNHGNHQASGILTREAFRAAADPTRFPEQIREGLQPWQAKKLYMDNVRAGEDWDVKIDRGANDPELGMSYMQFAWQGLKHQLSQGAGHWSGPFGSGVSYYKLIDSVLPSPKDTHQQDFFDGIDTSLPELAGRLGQDQNKVPFLRSALAEVAKNADAAALASRNGGDVALPLLEGLRELDQLLPRIQSSSLTSIEKADLAVNLQTKKQQFEYAANLVLGAKLTALAELPAMKFVSTPEEQNSLMAVPGEILPLRVKLASSSPVSIRDVQLELPPGWKSRRLASGNSRETRFEVSVPSDTPYTRQYWHRDKPSDAVYVIDDPRYATLPLTPPPVHVRVQYDYKGLKGGIECDGQVELPQPHTLAVGPAISVAVSPPTQIIRAGGNTMASLEVDAFSNVAAAKPIISAALPNGWKTEPATNLADLSRPGTPRNVAFSLLPAYALTNTNSASSPKDGFHQVRAVANYQNHTYAEGYETFSRSDLATAYFFRPAIQEISVVNVKLPRNLKVGYIPGAGDDIPTVLKQIGMDVTLIAPDELARGDLSRYGTIVVGIRAYDTRPEVGAHNPRLLDYVSKGGTLVVQYNQSAPDFNAGHFTPYSSEVARDRVTDEDAPVEILVPSDPIFHFPNQISPHDFDGWVQERGLYFMHQWDAHFEPLLASHDPGEGSMKGGLLRAHYGKGLYIYSGYAFFRQLPAGVPGAVRLFVNLLGAGHESSAPTYASADE
- a CDS encoding amino acid permease, giving the protein MPDTQPVTVSSGAGKVEQPHLIRGIGLGEATALNMIDMIGVGPFITFPLIISAMGGPQAMLGWILGAFFAICDGLVWAELGATMPGSGGSYRYLKEIYGPERWGRLISFLFVWQLSFSAPLSIASGCVGLARYCAFLWPGLEKLWISLPLHFPTLNGSSETSFRVTGSAFVAVGVCLLAVWLLYRHITAIGSLSKLLWVGVVGTMAWVIFAGVTHFNSARAFDFPAGAFSLSRTFFSGLASAMLVATYDYWGYYNVCFIGDEIKNPVRNIPRALIYSILAVAVLYIVMNISVLGIIPWRELNSAAKSESRFYVMSVLMQRTYGAWAANLITVLIMWTAFASVFSLLLGYSRVPYAAALDGNYFKAFARLHPRYNFPYISLISLGAVAAVFCFFRLADIIAALVVIRIMIQFFVQAIGLIVLRVRRPEMPRPFRMWLYPLPALIASLGFLYILSVRGREITYGLVILLLGVIVYMARSWRRGEWPFAASLESTGTS
- a CDS encoding bifunctional acetate--CoA ligase family protein/GNAT family N-acetyltransferase, coding for MKSPGGKWLGASGKLVIDPAHDLLRAERHPLDDIFNPKSVAVIGASEREGSVGRQVLWNLLSTPFGGTVYPVNAKRQNVLGIRAYKDIGSLPEKPDLAVITTPATTVPALIRECVGEGVPAAIIISAGFKEHGERGQALEHEIAETIAGGKMRIIGPNCLGVMNPITGFNATFARTVARPGNVAFISQSGALCTAVLDWSLRENVGFSAFVSIGSMLDVGWGDLVDYFGDDPRTKSIIIYMESVGDARSFLSAAREISFSKPILVIKPGRTAAAAKAAASHTGSMTGSDEVLDAAFRRCGVLRVYNIADLFYMSEVLAKQPLPQGPKLCIVTNAGGPGVLATDALVTGGGQLAELSAATMKAYDEFLPPAWSHNNPVDILGDAEPQRYAKALEVAAGDPSIDGMMVILTPQGMTNPTRIAEELKPYAHSLGKPVLASWMGGAEVAAGEEILNQAGIPTFAFPDTAARMFNYMWRYSYNLRGIYETPSLPSAAEIAAPDRTKARQIIEHVRDGGRTILTEFESKAVLAAYGIPTVPTEVADGEAEAVKFADQFGYPVVLKLNSETITHKTDVGGVQLNLRNADAVKAAFQSILDCVTAKAGPEHFQGVTVQPMVRLDGYEVILGSSIDAQFGPVLLFGAGGQLVEVFKDRALALPPLNTTLARRMMEQTKVYTALKGVRGRKPVDLAGLEDLLVRFSNLVIEQPWIKEIDINPLLASPDRLLALDARIVIWGRGTAEKELPKPAIRAYPNQYLGSWTAKNGTALTLRPIRPEDEPLLSKFHERLSERSVYLRYFTPLGLSQRTAHERLTRICFIDYDREMALVAEQAEPATGVPRIVGVARTVRLHGTQTVEVTVVIEDDFQHLGLGSELTKRIVEIARKEQATQAVAAMLPENEDMQAIFRKLGFSVLEDDKRRVTRAELQLA
- a CDS encoding MFS transporter produces the protein MAETGTQLNALPLIKRRLSAWDPLREPLFRSLWIAAVASYTGTWMQNVGTGWLMASLTNSPVMVGLVQAASSLPVFLVVIPAGALADMVDRRRLLILTQSWMVIAAAALGILTIFQVVTPGLLLLFTFLLGLGAATNDPPWQAITHEMVSEENFPAAVALNSAGFNVARAVGPALGGLIIAAWGSGVAFLINAASFFGVIWILYCWKRVPHEDPMPAKDVFAAIRTGFQYARQSSAMQSVLIRTGVFSLSATALWAMLPLIAKPYGSIGYGTMLAFFGVGALAGAAMLPRFRRAFSVHKMVTSATVLYAAVTSASGYLGSFWALCIVLFAGGVGWIIILASLNVSAQILSPVWLRARTLSMYLLVLQGGMAAGSAFWGGVAGRFGIANALSAAAVALVLGVFASRNHRLRADQADFPASPVVES
- a CDS encoding 2-oxoglutarate dehydrogenase E1 component codes for the protein MASKLQEFTRAASEVDPHDREQVFDAFRRWGYLQAQLDPLGQYLLPQPVPELDIPGELAQEARRYYCSTVASEFMHIADLGRRQWIQERLEAEPAAIDQHRIFDLLLRADLFEQVIQSRYLGTKRFSLEGVTALIPFLWEVINCAADRNAQQIVLAMSHRGRLNVMVNIMGKSPVDIFSKFEDVDPRSVLGGGDVKYHIGATGTFQTADGKSLNLHLVSNPSHLEAVDPVAMGRTRAKQIRLGEDGGEKVLPVIMHGDAAFAGQGIWAETLNLSGVPGFSVGGGIHLIVNNLIGFTAEPPECNSSRFSSDLAKRLPIPIFHVNSEDPEAVLRIAALAVEYRYTFNTDVVVDLIGYRRHGHSEVDDPTITQPLRYARIKDHPPLYQIYAQRIGVDPKPEAERHQAQLNEAQKRATAAKKMPVFAQLPEYWSKYKIGCFKTEYEVDTGVPANKLAAITDAVTEYPADFAIHPKIKKLLEQRAEMGHGKRPVDYGMAEALAFGSLLLEGTPVRLSGQDSQRGTFNQRHSVLIATDNERRYLPLEHVARNQARFEVYNSILSEAGVLGFEYGYSRDFPESLVLWEAQFGDFANGAQIVIDQFISSGEDKWGLPSGVVMLLPHGYEGQGPEHSSARIERYLQLAARDNMQICQPSTAAQYFHLLRRQANRPWRKPLIVFTPKSMLRHPDANSPLTDFSRPRFLNVLPENEVQNPERLLICTGKIGHELRMERKKRKDDHTGITFIEQLYPWPEADLAVELDRHSQAREIVWVQEEPANMGALWYAVPRLRRIARGRPVLTVKRSASSSPSTGSAKAHEMEQKTLIELALGSKVS